The following coding sequences lie in one Hoplias malabaricus isolate fHopMal1 chromosome 14, fHopMal1.hap1, whole genome shotgun sequence genomic window:
- the gnat2 gene encoding guanine nucleotide-binding protein G(t) subunit alpha-2 isoform X1, whose product MGSGASAEDKEMAKRSKELEKQLQEDADKEAKTVKLLLLGAGESGKSTIVKQMKILHQGGYTKEEQIAFKAIIFGNILQSALALIRGMEMLGINYGSPAAQVCISRLVHKKMFFMDNYISFPFPFTVQEDGQKLQNLADSTEDGTLPTELSDVIKRLWKDSGVQAAFERAAEYQLNDSAGYYLSDMDRICKSDYIPTEQDVLRSRVKTTGIIEEQFGCKELFFRMFDVGGQRSERKKWIHCFEGVTCIIFCGALSAYDMVLVEDDEVNRMHESLHLFNSICNHRFFAMTSIVLFLNKKDLFEEKIKKVHLSICFPEYDGPNTYEDASNYIKAQFQDLNMKKGVKEIYAHMTCATDTKNVEIVFNAVTDIIIKENLKDCGLF is encoded by the exons ATGGGTAGCGGCGCAAGCGCTGAGGATAAGGAAATGGCCAAGAGGTCCAAAGAGCTGGAAAAGCAGCTCCAGGAAGATGCCGACAAGGAAGCAAAGACAGTCAAGCTCCTGCTGCTGG GTGCTGGTGAATCAGGGAAAAGCACCATTGTGAAGCAGATGAA AATTCTGCATCAAGGTGGTTATACAAAAGAAGAACAAATAGCATTTAAAGCTATCATCTTTGGCAACATCCTGCAGTCAGCTCTGGCCCTCATTAGAGGCATGGAAATGCTGGGCATCAACTATGGATCACCAGCAGCACAGGTTTGTATCTCTAGGCTTGTACAT AAGAAGATGTT CTTCATGGACAATTATATAAGCTTTCCCTTTCCTTTCACTGTGCAGGAAGATGGTCAGAAGCTGCAGAACCTGGCAGACTCCACTGAGGATGGCACCCTGCCCACAGAGCTGTCAGATGTCATCAAGAGGCTATGGAAAGATTCAGGGGTACAGGCCGCTTTCGAGAGAGCAGCCGAGTACCAGCTCAACGATTCTGCTGGCTA CTACTTGAGTGACATGGACAGAATCTGCAAATCTGACTACATCCCCACGGAGCAAGACGTGCTAAGGTCAAGAGTCAAGACCACTGGTATCATTGAGGAGCAGTTTGGCTGCAAAGAGCTGTTCTTCAG AATGTTCGATGTGGGTGGCCAGAggtcagagagaaagaaatggatCCACTGTTTCGAGGGTGTCACCTGCATTATCTTCTGCGGAGCTCTGAGCGCTTATGACATGGTGTTGGTGGAAGACGACGAAGTG AACCGCATGCACGAGAGCCTCCATCTATTCAACAGTATCTGCAACCACAGGTTCTTTGCAATGACCTCCATTGTACTTTTCCTGAACAAGAAAGATCTTTTCGAGGAGAAGATCAAGAAAGTCCACCTCAGTATCTGCTTCCCTGAATATGACG GTCCAAACACATATGAAGATGCCAGCAACTACATCAAGGCTCAGTTCCAAGATCTGAACATGAAGAAAGGCGTAAAAGAAATTTACGCGCACATGACCTGTGCCACGGACACAAAGAACGTCGAAATCGTGTTCAATGCCGTGACAGACATTATCATCAAAGAAAACCTTAAGGACTGTGGTCTGTTCTAA
- the gnat2 gene encoding guanine nucleotide-binding protein G(t) subunit alpha-2 isoform X2, whose product MGSGASAEDKEMAKRSKELEKQLQEDADKEAKTVKLLLLGAGESGKSTIVKQMKILHQGGYTKEEQIAFKAIIFGNILQSALALIRGMEMLGINYGSPAAQEDGQKLQNLADSTEDGTLPTELSDVIKRLWKDSGVQAAFERAAEYQLNDSAGYYLSDMDRICKSDYIPTEQDVLRSRVKTTGIIEEQFGCKELFFRMFDVGGQRSERKKWIHCFEGVTCIIFCGALSAYDMVLVEDDEVNRMHESLHLFNSICNHRFFAMTSIVLFLNKKDLFEEKIKKVHLSICFPEYDGPNTYEDASNYIKAQFQDLNMKKGVKEIYAHMTCATDTKNVEIVFNAVTDIIIKENLKDCGLF is encoded by the exons ATGGGTAGCGGCGCAAGCGCTGAGGATAAGGAAATGGCCAAGAGGTCCAAAGAGCTGGAAAAGCAGCTCCAGGAAGATGCCGACAAGGAAGCAAAGACAGTCAAGCTCCTGCTGCTGG GTGCTGGTGAATCAGGGAAAAGCACCATTGTGAAGCAGATGAA AATTCTGCATCAAGGTGGTTATACAAAAGAAGAACAAATAGCATTTAAAGCTATCATCTTTGGCAACATCCTGCAGTCAGCTCTGGCCCTCATTAGAGGCATGGAAATGCTGGGCATCAACTATGGATCACCAGCAGCACAG GAAGATGGTCAGAAGCTGCAGAACCTGGCAGACTCCACTGAGGATGGCACCCTGCCCACAGAGCTGTCAGATGTCATCAAGAGGCTATGGAAAGATTCAGGGGTACAGGCCGCTTTCGAGAGAGCAGCCGAGTACCAGCTCAACGATTCTGCTGGCTA CTACTTGAGTGACATGGACAGAATCTGCAAATCTGACTACATCCCCACGGAGCAAGACGTGCTAAGGTCAAGAGTCAAGACCACTGGTATCATTGAGGAGCAGTTTGGCTGCAAAGAGCTGTTCTTCAG AATGTTCGATGTGGGTGGCCAGAggtcagagagaaagaaatggatCCACTGTTTCGAGGGTGTCACCTGCATTATCTTCTGCGGAGCTCTGAGCGCTTATGACATGGTGTTGGTGGAAGACGACGAAGTG AACCGCATGCACGAGAGCCTCCATCTATTCAACAGTATCTGCAACCACAGGTTCTTTGCAATGACCTCCATTGTACTTTTCCTGAACAAGAAAGATCTTTTCGAGGAGAAGATCAAGAAAGTCCACCTCAGTATCTGCTTCCCTGAATATGACG GTCCAAACACATATGAAGATGCCAGCAACTACATCAAGGCTCAGTTCCAAGATCTGAACATGAAGAAAGGCGTAAAAGAAATTTACGCGCACATGACCTGTGCCACGGACACAAAGAACGTCGAAATCGTGTTCAATGCCGTGACAGACATTATCATCAAAGAAAACCTTAAGGACTGTGGTCTGTTCTAA